From the Ferrigenium kumadai genome, one window contains:
- a CDS encoding aromatic ring-hydroxylating oxygenase subunit alpha, whose translation MSDIAQMNHLTPAQVQPPMSWYFDPKMLELEQRLLFDQGPKYVGHELMVPNLGDYHVLDGEAQMLVRNPNGVELLSNICRHRQATMLQGRGNAQHITCPLHRWTYKTDGELLGAPHFPQNPCLHLNKTPLQNWNGLLFAGKRDIAKDLANMGVMKDLNFSGYMLDRIQVDEYAFNWKTFIEVYLEDYHVVPFHPGLGNFVDCDQLQWQFGEQYSVQTVGISNALRKVGSPVYGKWQEQVLRYYGDKLPKYGAIWLTYYPNITVEWYPGTLVISTLIPRGPEACTNVVEFYYLEEIAMFEREYVEAEQKAYNETAVEDDVICVRMHQGRKALYQQGIEEHGPYQSPTEDGMLHFHEYLRRNLSGHLK comes from the coding sequence ATGTCCGATATCGCCCAAATGAACCATCTGACACCGGCTCAGGTACAACCTCCGATGAGCTGGTATTTCGATCCCAAGATGCTGGAGCTCGAGCAGCGCCTGCTGTTCGACCAGGGGCCCAAGTACGTCGGTCACGAACTGATGGTGCCCAATCTGGGCGACTATCATGTGTTGGACGGCGAGGCACAGATGCTGGTGCGCAACCCGAACGGCGTGGAGCTGTTGTCCAACATCTGCCGCCACCGGCAGGCCACGATGCTGCAGGGGCGCGGCAACGCGCAGCACATCACCTGCCCGCTGCACCGCTGGACCTACAAGACCGATGGCGAACTGCTCGGTGCGCCGCATTTCCCGCAGAACCCCTGCCTGCACCTGAACAAGACGCCGCTGCAGAACTGGAACGGCCTGCTGTTCGCGGGCAAGCGCGACATCGCGAAGGACCTCGCCAATATGGGCGTGATGAAGGATCTGAATTTCTCCGGCTACATGCTGGACCGCATCCAGGTGGACGAATACGCCTTCAACTGGAAGACCTTCATCGAGGTGTATCTGGAGGACTATCACGTCGTGCCGTTCCATCCCGGCCTCGGCAACTTCGTCGATTGCGACCAACTTCAGTGGCAATTCGGCGAACAGTACAGCGTACAGACCGTCGGCATCAGCAATGCGCTGCGCAAGGTCGGCAGCCCGGTGTACGGCAAATGGCAGGAGCAGGTGCTGCGCTACTACGGCGACAAACTGCCGAAGTACGGCGCGATCTGGCTGACCTATTACCCGAACATCACGGTCGAGTGGTATCCGGGCACGCTGGTCATCAGCACCCTCATCCCGCGCGGCCCCGAGGCCTGCACCAATGTGGTCGAGTTCTACTATCTGGAAGAGATCGCGATGTTCGAGCGCGAATACGTCGAGGCCGAACAGAAGGCCTATAACGAGACCGCGGTCGAGGATGACGTCATTTGCGTGCGCATGCATCAGGGCCGCAAAGCGCTGTACCAGCAGGGCATCGAGGAGCATGGTCCGTACCAGTCGCCCACCGAGGACGGCATGCTGCACTTCCACGAGTATCTGCGGCGCAACCTGTCTGGACACCTGAAGTAA
- a CDS encoding GGDEF domain-containing protein, translating into MTDSPNAPEAPDATVEHLLREVPSVHESTSCIKVLGLFHEEKKLYALPVVNDKDRPVGIIVRQDLTEFFSKQYAKELKGKKPISMLMDNKPVIVDRSTSIQDVARIILDAGIEHMVSGFIITREKRYQGMANGYDLLNEMTRMKQKYLFDLAHFDQLTGLPNRTLLLDRLNQAISASSRASRKISLLFIDLDGFKPVNDTYGHNIGDRLLKEVAERLMSCLREGDTAARLGGDEFVVMLPESDLDRALAVANRVLGTLKASYEFGKKTISDISASIGVAEFPSHADETDALLTAADSAMYVAKNGGKGKIAVFTSAE; encoded by the coding sequence ATGACAGACAGCCCGAATGCCCCTGAAGCGCCAGACGCAACCGTAGAGCACCTGCTAAGGGAGGTGCCGTCCGTGCACGAGTCGACCAGCTGCATCAAGGTGCTTGGGCTGTTCCACGAAGAGAAAAAACTGTACGCCCTGCCGGTGGTGAACGACAAAGACAGGCCGGTGGGGATCATCGTGCGGCAGGATCTCACTGAATTCTTCAGCAAGCAGTACGCCAAAGAGCTGAAAGGCAAGAAACCGATATCCATGCTCATGGATAACAAGCCGGTCATCGTCGATCGGAGCACCAGTATCCAGGACGTCGCACGCATCATCCTGGATGCGGGGATCGAGCATATGGTGAGCGGTTTCATCATCACCAGGGAAAAGCGCTATCAAGGCATGGCCAATGGTTATGACCTGCTCAATGAGATGACGCGCATGAAACAAAAATATCTGTTTGATCTGGCGCATTTCGATCAGCTGACCGGCCTGCCGAATCGCACGCTGTTGCTGGACCGCCTGAACCAGGCTATCTCCGCCTCCAGCCGTGCATCGCGCAAGATATCCCTGCTTTTTATCGATCTCGACGGGTTCAAGCCCGTCAACGATACCTACGGCCACAATATCGGCGACCGGCTATTAAAAGAGGTCGCAGAACGGCTGATGTCGTGCCTCAGGGAAGGGGATACGGCTGCCCGTCTGGGAGGGGATGAGTTCGTCGTGATGTTGCCGGAGTCGGATCTCGACAGGGCGCTGGCCGTGGCGAACCGGGTGCTGGGAACGCTGAAAGCTTCTTACGAGTTTGGAAAAAAGACCATTTCGGATATCTCCGCGAGCATAGGTGTCGCCGAATTCCCCTCCCACGCAGATGAGACGGATGCCTTGTTGACGGCAGCAGACAGTGCCATGTATGTGGCAAAGAATGGCGGCAAGGGCAAGATCGCAGTCTTCACCTCAGCCGAATAA
- a CDS encoding exodeoxyribonuclease VII small subunit: protein MAGKSQKTVGFEAAMAELEQIVSDMEAGKLSLEDSLAAYKRGAELLTFCRSRLEDAQQQVRVLEDGVLKDFSASGETGTN from the coding sequence ATGGCGGGTAAATCGCAGAAAACGGTGGGTTTCGAGGCGGCGATGGCCGAACTGGAGCAGATCGTCTCCGACATGGAGGCGGGCAAGCTGTCGCTGGAAGATTCGCTGGCGGCCTACAAGCGCGGCGCGGAACTGCTGACCTTCTGCCGTTCCAGGCTGGAAGATGCGCAGCAGCAGGTGCGCGTGCTGGAAGACGGCGTACTGAAGGATTTTTCCGCCAGCGGCGAGACCGGAACGAACTGA
- the phoU gene encoding phosphate signaling complex protein PhoU: MSNSKHTSRQFDTELEAVRERVLMMGGLVESQIRLALEALIGNDIALMNRVIADDHRVNALEVEIDEQCTRIIARRQPAANDLRMVMTIIKTIADLERIGDEAKKIAYMARDLSHREHIHLPRYTEIRHAAKLVLDMLHKSLDSFARLDLASVAHVVRQDELVDNEFRAILRYLVTFMMEDPRTISNALEILFIAKAIERMGDHAQNMAEYMVYMVKGRDARHISAEEIEREIQEETMP; this comes from the coding sequence ATGAGCAACAGCAAACACACTTCGAGGCAATTCGACACCGAACTCGAGGCCGTGCGCGAGCGCGTGCTTATGATGGGAGGATTGGTGGAAAGCCAGATCCGTCTCGCCTTGGAGGCACTGATCGGCAACGACATCGCCCTGATGAACCGCGTCATCGCCGACGACCACCGCGTCAATGCCCTCGAGGTGGAGATCGACGAGCAGTGCACCCGGATCATCGCGCGCCGCCAGCCGGCCGCAAACGACTTGCGCATGGTCATGACGATCATCAAGACCATTGCCGACCTGGAACGCATCGGCGACGAGGCGAAAAAGATCGCCTACATGGCCAGGGATCTGTCGCACCGGGAGCATATCCACCTGCCGCGCTATACCGAGATCAGGCATGCCGCCAAGCTGGTGCTGGATATGCTGCACAAGTCGCTGGATTCCTTCGCCAGGCTCGACCTGGCCTCAGTTGCTCATGTGGTGCGCCAGGACGAACTGGTGGACAACGAGTTCCGCGCCATCCTGCGCTACCTGGTCACTTTCATGATGGAAGACCCGCGCACCATCTCAAACGCGCTGGAAATCCTGTTCATCGCCAAGGCGATCGAACGCATGGGCGATCATGCACAGAACATGGCCGAATATATGGTGTACATGGTCAAAGGGCGCGACGCACGCCATATCAGTGCGGAAGAAATCGAACGCGAGATTCAGGAAGAAACAATGCCTTGA
- a CDS encoding STAS/SEC14 domain-containing protein, translating into MITIEQTANLVNAAVIGEFTLADFKTFEEQSLYKLKSPGPLNLLFDLRGMIDYTVDVAWEEIKFFSREHNHDFSKIAVVTDDQWITWQAWLSRLFVDADVRVFADYNEAKAWATA; encoded by the coding sequence ATGATCACCATCGAACAGACCGCCAACCTCGTCAACGCCGCCGTCATCGGCGAATTCACCCTCGCGGATTTCAAGACCTTCGAGGAGCAATCCCTGTACAAACTGAAGTCCCCCGGCCCGCTGAACCTGCTGTTCGACCTGCGCGGCATGATCGACTACACCGTCGACGTCGCCTGGGAAGAGATCAAGTTCTTCAGCCGCGAGCACAACCACGACTTCAGCAAGATCGCCGTCGTCACCGACGACCAGTGGATCACCTGGCAAGCCTGGCTGTCGCGCCTGTTCGTGGACGCGGACGTCCGCGTATTCGCCGACTACAACGAGGCAAAAGCCTGGGCGACGGCCTGA
- a CDS encoding DMT family transporter, whose amino-acid sequence MGSLWMLAAGFLFGCMGVFVKLGAAHFSHVELVFYRSFFGLLLVYAILRHQRVSIATPHWRPHLWRGLSGSVALALFFYCITVLPLATAVTLNYTAPLFLSILTMLVFKDKFHLPLTFAIALGFCGVVLLLHPTLERDQLLPGLLGLTSGFLAGVAYLNVKQLGLRGEPATRVVFYFSLIATVGSGVWMMFDKVHSVTPQGFAILLGLGGSGTLAQLAMTQAYRVGKTLAVGSMAYSTIVFASLFGMLLWNEVLAPSSWLGMALIVASGVLSLRLSPKHQEE is encoded by the coding sequence TTGGGTTCACTGTGGATGCTGGCAGCCGGATTCCTGTTCGGCTGCATGGGCGTTTTCGTCAAGCTGGGCGCTGCACATTTCTCCCACGTCGAACTGGTGTTCTACCGCTCGTTCTTCGGCCTGCTGCTGGTGTACGCGATCCTGCGCCACCAGCGCGTGAGCATCGCCACTCCGCACTGGCGACCTCACCTGTGGCGCGGGCTATCCGGCTCTGTGGCGCTCGCGCTGTTCTTCTACTGCATCACCGTACTGCCGCTCGCCACCGCCGTGACGCTCAACTACACCGCGCCGCTGTTCCTCTCCATCCTCACCATGCTGGTGTTCAAGGACAAGTTCCACCTGCCGCTGACCTTCGCCATCGCACTCGGTTTCTGCGGCGTGGTGCTGTTGCTGCACCCGACGCTAGAACGCGACCAGTTGCTGCCCGGTCTCCTCGGTCTGACCTCCGGCTTCCTCGCTGGGGTCGCATACCTCAACGTCAAGCAGCTCGGCCTGAGGGGCGAACCCGCGACGCGCGTGGTGTTCTATTTCAGCCTGATCGCTACCGTCGGCAGTGGCGTGTGGATGATGTTCGACAAAGTGCATTCAGTCACGCCGCAAGGTTTCGCCATCCTGCTCGGGCTCGGCGGCAGCGGCACACTGGCGCAACTCGCGATGACGCAAGCCTACCGTGTCGGCAAGACGCTGGCAGTCGGCAGCATGGCCTACAGCACCATCGTGTTCGCCAGCCTGTTCGGCATGCTGCTGTGGAATGAAGTCCTGGCACCGAGCAGTTGGCTCGGCATGGCGCTCATCGTCGCCAGCGGTGTGCTAAGCTTGCGCCTATCACCAAAGCATCAGGAAGAATAA